A single genomic interval of Lathyrus oleraceus cultivar Zhongwan6 chromosome 7, CAAS_Psat_ZW6_1.0, whole genome shotgun sequence harbors:
- the LOC127100593 gene encoding MD-2-related lipid-recognition protein ROSY1, which yields MEFHSLPNLILLLSLSILFLSSLHVQAKVTFKYCDKKEDYPVKVTGIEILPNPVVSGNPANFKISAISGKALYGGDVVIGVSYVGVPVHSETIDLCQEVSCPVANGHFVISHTQTLPSITPPGPYALKMTLKDDKGDLLTCIKFNFKIVFGSLVADM from the exons ATGGAGTTTCATTCTCTTCCCAATCTCATCCTTCTTCTCTCCCTCTCAATCCTCTTCCTTTCTTCTCTTCACGTTCAAGCTAAAGTTACTTTCAAATATTGCG ATAAGAAGGAAGATTATCCTGTCAAGGTGACTGGAATCGAAATCTTACCAAACCCTGTCGTCAGTGGCAATCCAGCCAATTTCAAGATCTCAGCTATCTCTG GTAAGGCTCTTTATGGTGGAGATGTGGTAATTGGAGTTTCCTATGTTGGTGTGCCTGTCCATTCTGAAACCATTGATCTGTGTCAGGAAGTATCTTGTCCCGTTGCTAATGGCCATTTTGTGATTTCTCACACCCAAACATTGCCTTCAATCACTCCACCG GGACCTTATGCTCTGAAGATGACACTGAAGGACGACAAGGGCGATCTGTTAACTTGCAtcaagtttaattttaaaatcGTTTTCGGATCTCTCGTTGCTGACATGTGA
- the LOC127104260 gene encoding uncharacterized protein LOC127104260 produces the protein MVDNDNDDSSIITNKNNNAKNPALDHSSPYYLYPVENPDIVLVSPPLSENNYESWSRSMKRALLSKNKIKFINGKITTPDKNDSLFDTWERCNNIVLAWISTTLSPDIAHSIIYIDNVAQFWTDLQHHFSKTDHFILSDLLQHIHFMRQGDKSVTTYFNELKIHWEDLETLRVLPSCTCGAHATIKKQRDMEYVMCFLKGLNENYNTINSQILMIESLPDVLKVFSSILQHERQISSSSFFDNSNILLAQYQHMTSNRFNAKHNKGRGKPSSYTKSPSNSKVCSLCGKTCHIVDTCYFKHGFLPGFRFKYRVGFTNIVATAQ, from the coding sequence ATGGTGGATAACGATAATGACGACTCATCCATCATCACAAACAAGAACAACAACGCCAAGAACCCTGCCCTTGATCACTCAAGTCCATATTACCTATATCCTGTTGAAAATCCCGACATTGTTCTTGTATCACCTCCATTATCGGAGAATAACTATGAATCTTGGAGTAGATCCATGAAGCGAGCTCTTCTCAGCAAGAACAAGATCAAGTTTATCAATGGAAAGATAACAACTCCGGACAAAAATGATTCCTTGTTCGATACTTGGGAACGCTGCAATAACATTGTGCTTGCATGGATCTCTACGACTCTTTCTCCTGACATTGCACATAGCATAATCTATATCGACAATGTTGCTCAATTCTGGACAGATCTTCAACATCATTTTTCAAAAACTGATCATTTCATATTATCGGATCTTCTTCAACACATTCATTTTATGCGCCAAGGAGACAAATCGGTAACAACGTACTTTAATGAACTCAAAATACATTGGGAAGATCTGGAAACTCTCAGAGTTCTTCCTTCTTGTACATGTGGTGCTCATGCTACCATCAAGAAACAACGTGACATGGAGTATGTTATGTGTTTCTTGAAAGGATTGAATGAAAACTACAACACCATCAACTCTCAAATTCTTATGATCGAGTCTCTTCCTGATGTTTTGAAAGTTTTCTCTTCGATCTTGCAACATGAACGTCAaatctcttcttcttctttctttgATAATTCTAACATTCTCTTGGCTCAATATCAACACATGACTTCAAATAGATTTAACGCCAAACACAACAAAGGGCGTGGAAAACCCTCTTCCTACACCAAATCCCCAAGTAACTCCAAAGTGTGTTCATTATGTGGTAAGACATGCCATATTGTTGATACCTGCTATTTCAAACATGGCTTCCTACCAGGTTTTCGTTTCAAATATAGAGTTGGATTCACCAATATTGTTGCTACTGCTCAATAG